The following are encoded together in the Raineyella sp. LH-20 genome:
- a CDS encoding helix-turn-helix transcriptional regulator — protein sequence MSEPLRVGSDYWPVWACTYAGSRPIGPAALDCVRVIVIRSGSALLVGELGQRLVKTGDVVLLAANVLCGSEPEGHITLTTIHADTDYVIDQVYWQHAGLVRDRLDAQDFAATIYAEPAQVLSLGERQAEALTTWLDEMVALSAERPVARYFFRMQALWFSIAHVIAPFIKASPVRISAARPSHVRPTLPRERRFAPIREEARRVAELLRTSPERRWTLAALAMEVHLSAAQLGRVFVDAFGKTPLAFLTMVRAERLARYLRETDLTVTEAMWRVGWRSRSHGTELFRQYVGLTPGAYRRRQGSCGRN from the coding sequence ATGTCTGAGCCACTGCGGGTCGGCAGCGACTACTGGCCGGTTTGGGCATGCACGTACGCCGGCTCTCGCCCCATCGGCCCCGCGGCTCTCGATTGTGTCAGAGTCATCGTGATCCGTAGTGGTAGCGCACTCCTCGTTGGCGAGTTGGGGCAAAGGCTTGTGAAGACGGGGGATGTGGTCCTCCTTGCAGCAAACGTCCTGTGCGGAAGCGAGCCTGAGGGCCACATCACCTTGACCACGATCCATGCGGATACGGACTATGTGATCGATCAGGTCTACTGGCAGCACGCTGGGCTCGTGCGGGATCGGCTTGATGCTCAGGACTTCGCGGCGACCATCTACGCCGAGCCAGCGCAGGTTCTCAGCCTCGGTGAAAGGCAGGCCGAGGCACTCACAACTTGGCTCGACGAGATGGTCGCGCTGAGCGCCGAGCGGCCCGTTGCTCGCTACTTCTTCCGGATGCAGGCCCTGTGGTTTTCCATAGCACACGTCATTGCCCCGTTCATCAAGGCGTCCCCGGTGCGGATATCAGCCGCCCGGCCGAGTCATGTCCGGCCAACCTTGCCGAGGGAACGACGGTTCGCTCCCATCAGGGAGGAGGCCCGCAGAGTTGCTGAGCTGTTGCGGACATCACCCGAGCGGCGATGGACTCTCGCCGCTTTGGCCATGGAAGTACACCTGTCGGCTGCTCAGCTAGGCAGGGTGTTCGTCGACGCCTTTGGCAAGACACCGCTCGCGTTCCTAACGATGGTGCGAGCCGAACGCTTGGCAAGGTACCTGCGCGAGACGGACCTCACTGTCACCGAGGCAATGTGGCGGGTCGGATGGCGCAGCCGAAGTCACGGCACGGAACTGTTCCGTCAGTACGTCGGACTGACGCCGGGTGCCTACCGACGACGCCAAGGGTCGTGTGGGCGCAACTGA
- a CDS encoding DsbA family protein, translating to MPSNQKPKKPIVDERPEPGERGARRTIILICAVLVISVVIFGIIQASRQPAAVVEPSTPVPTETSGALVVREDSRRLNDAPDATVTFVEFLDFECEACAAVFPAIEQLRQTYGDRVSFVIRYFPLPSHFNSERAARAVEAAAQQGELEAMYTKMYQTQTEWGEQQIPKDDLFRQYAQELGLDLEQWDAAYNSEATLQFIRNDFNDGVALGVTGTPTFFLNGELISPETLDDLTTMLDQALAE from the coding sequence ATGCCCAGCAATCAGAAGCCCAAGAAGCCAATCGTCGACGAACGCCCCGAACCAGGGGAACGTGGCGCCCGAAGAACCATCATCTTGATCTGCGCGGTGCTGGTGATCTCGGTGGTCATCTTCGGCATCATCCAAGCCAGTCGCCAGCCCGCCGCCGTCGTCGAGCCGTCCACACCCGTCCCCACCGAAACCTCCGGCGCGCTCGTGGTACGCGAAGACTCCCGCCGACTCAACGACGCGCCAGATGCCACTGTGACCTTCGTAGAGTTCCTGGACTTCGAGTGCGAGGCCTGCGCCGCGGTCTTCCCGGCGATCGAGCAACTCCGGCAGACCTACGGCGATCGAGTGTCCTTTGTCATCCGGTACTTCCCGCTACCCAGCCACTTCAACAGCGAACGCGCGGCCAGAGCGGTCGAAGCTGCCGCTCAGCAAGGAGAACTTGAAGCGATGTACACCAAGATGTACCAGACCCAGACCGAGTGGGGTGAACAGCAGATACCCAAAGACGACCTGTTCCGCCAGTACGCCCAAGAACTCGGCCTCGACCTTGAGCAATGGGACGCCGCGTACAACTCTGAGGCCACGCTCCAGTTCATCCGCAACGACTTCAACGACGGTGTGGCCCTGGGCGTGACTGGTACGCCAACCTTCTTCCTCAATGGAGAGTTGATCAGTCCTGAGACCCTTGATGACCTCACCACCATGCTCGACCAGGCGCTCGCTGAGTAG
- a CDS encoding vitamin K epoxide reductase family protein, with protein MTTSDDLLERIHRFRQTDRWIFSTMLFSACLSLYASFVLSTDAVRLAANPKVGLPCNLNEVINCSAVARSWQAGLFGFPNAFLGLMAEPVVITIAVASLAGVRFPRGFMLAAQIVYGLGFVFAYWLFFESTFVIGALCPWCLLVTVSTTLVFASLTHVNLRDNNLFLPTSLHKTLTKGLRLGVDNLLVVLWLGAITTLVLAKYGPALFG; from the coding sequence TTGACCACATCAGACGACCTTTTGGAGCGCATCCACCGTTTCAGACAGACCGACAGGTGGATCTTCTCCACCATGCTCTTCTCGGCCTGCCTCAGCCTGTACGCCTCCTTCGTCCTGTCAACCGACGCCGTCCGGCTAGCGGCCAACCCCAAAGTCGGACTCCCATGCAACCTCAACGAGGTCATCAACTGCAGCGCAGTCGCCAGATCCTGGCAGGCCGGACTGTTCGGATTCCCGAACGCGTTCCTCGGCCTGATGGCCGAGCCCGTAGTCATCACCATCGCGGTCGCCAGCCTCGCCGGCGTCAGGTTTCCGCGAGGCTTCATGCTCGCCGCCCAGATCGTCTATGGCCTGGGCTTCGTGTTCGCCTACTGGCTGTTCTTTGAGTCCACTTTTGTCATCGGGGCGCTGTGCCCCTGGTGCCTGTTGGTGACTGTGTCCACCACCTTGGTGTTCGCATCACTCACCCACGTCAACCTGCGCGACAACAACCTGTTCCTCCCAACGAGCCTGCACAAGACCTTGACCAAAGGGCTTCGCCTGGGAGTCGACAACCTGCTCGTCGTGCTCTGGCTCGGAGCGATCACCACCTTGGTGCTCGCCAAATACGGTCCAGCCCTCTTCGGGTAA
- a CDS encoding nitrilase-related carbon-nitrogen hydrolase: MSHRVSAPLLVNAATRRGENTYNTSLLWPATGGEVQLFDKANPVPFGEYVPDRWFYQRIAPDLIGLIGREYTPGTNSPYVSLNGVGVGLAICFDVIFDDVIWQGAQDGAQLYLLQSNNGDFRGTDENLQQAAFARMRAIETGRSVVNVSTTGTSQAFAPDGTLLDDLPADTAGARVTTIPLRTGLTPAVTLGTWTAGLLAATSLLGLLLLGFAVRR; the protein is encoded by the coding sequence CTGTCCCACCGGGTTTCGGCGCCCTTGCTGGTGAACGCTGCAACCCGCCGCGGGGAGAACACCTACAACACCTCCCTGCTCTGGCCGGCCACCGGCGGCGAAGTCCAGCTGTTCGACAAGGCGAATCCGGTGCCGTTCGGCGAGTATGTGCCCGACCGCTGGTTCTACCAGCGCATCGCTCCGGACCTGATCGGCCTGATCGGACGCGAGTACACTCCCGGCACCAACTCCCCGTATGTCAGCCTGAACGGGGTCGGGGTGGGATTGGCGATCTGCTTCGACGTCATCTTTGATGACGTCATCTGGCAGGGCGCCCAGGACGGGGCTCAGCTATACCTGCTCCAATCCAACAACGGCGACTTCCGCGGCACCGACGAGAACCTGCAACAGGCCGCCTTCGCCCGGATGCGAGCAATCGAAACCGGCCGAAGCGTCGTCAACGTCTCCACGACCGGCACCAGCCAAGCCTTCGCCCCCGACGGCACCCTCCTCGACGACCTTCCCGCCGACACCGCCGGCGCCCGCGTCACCACCATCCCACTACGCACCGGACTGACCCCGGCTGTCACTCTCGGCACATGGACCGCCGGCCTTCTGGCCGCGACCAGCCTGCTCGGCCTCCTGCTGCTCGGGTTCGCAGTTCGGCGCTAA
- a CDS encoding methyltransferase family protein, whose amino-acid sequence MTALNGWIALALYLIGLGLAFGFRAVVHLRRNGDTGFRLKAGAAGSAQWWGKLLFAVALLLGLAGPVTQIVGIGRLTIPGGTIVEGIGLVLALLGMRTLLRAQREMGASWRVGVDPEEHTEMVTDGTFAMVRNPVFSGMAVSSVGLFLLAPTIASLTATVVLLAAIQVQVRAVEEPYLRAAHGDAYRDYAARVGRFVPRMGRTFRQPPR is encoded by the coding sequence GTGACGGCCCTGAACGGCTGGATCGCGCTGGCCTTGTACCTGATCGGTCTCGGTCTGGCGTTCGGCTTTCGAGCGGTGGTTCACCTGCGCCGCAACGGAGATACGGGGTTCCGACTCAAAGCAGGTGCGGCGGGCTCCGCCCAATGGTGGGGGAAGCTGCTGTTCGCGGTCGCGCTACTGCTCGGACTGGCAGGCCCGGTGACGCAGATCGTCGGCATCGGACGCCTGACCATCCCCGGCGGCACGATCGTGGAAGGGATCGGGCTGGTCCTTGCACTGCTCGGGATGAGGACGTTGCTGCGGGCGCAGCGGGAGATGGGCGCTTCCTGGCGGGTTGGCGTCGACCCGGAGGAGCACACCGAGATGGTGACCGATGGGACCTTCGCGATGGTGCGCAACCCGGTGTTCTCCGGGATGGCTGTGTCAAGCGTCGGGTTGTTCCTGCTGGCCCCGACGATCGCCTCGTTGACGGCGACGGTCGTGCTGCTCGCCGCCATCCAGGTGCAAGTCCGGGCGGTCGAGGAGCCCTACCTGCGCGCCGCCCACGGCGACGCCTACCGCGACTACGCCGCTAGGGTCGGCAGGTTCGTCCCAAGAATGGGGCGAACCTTTCGCCAGCCCCCTCGGTAG
- a CDS encoding heavy metal translocating P-type ATPase, which produces MSAAHEDHEDDSHGQGRWELYFAIASGVTYIAGLIAEFGFGAPEPLVLGLYLATYFCGGFFTVRGAWGSIRRGRFEVDFLMIVAAAGAAAVGRLSEGAVLLFLFSLGHALEEYAMARATRSIKALGELAPRTATLRVGPDELVERPVEELQVGDVAVVRPNSRVPADGFVSVGSTAIDQSAVTGESIPVEKAAVPDVAKALANPDAISSGSRVFAGTVNGPGAFDMVVTAAAADTTLARVVKLVTEADTAQSPTQRFINRFQRFYVPAVILAVVVVLAVGMIWSAEPFGDSFYRAMLVLVAASPCALAIATPAAVLAGIARAGRAGVLVKGGAPLETLGKVDAMAFDKTGTLTWGHPTVTDTIPAPGVLVDELNAIALATETLSDHPLATAIVRDLTELVGANARRVATDLEAVTGRGIRATVDGEIVLVGSVRMMAEADHELPVEVKASVDQLQAEGRTTMVVTHGARVLGVIGVMDAPKAEARQTLDVLRESGIGELVLISGDNQAVADAVGRSVGIDRAMGELLPEDKVVAIRNLTEGGRTTAMVGDGVNDAPAMASASLGIAMGAAGSAVALETADIALMADDLGRVPFMVRLGRATSRLIRQNLIAALAIVAFLVPASLLGLAMGPIVFIHEGSTILVVLNALRLLRFDHNRDHHGITHEDRPAGRAGSAAPRQELAGRTQTELDGRVE; this is translated from the coding sequence ATGAGTGCTGCGCATGAAGATCACGAAGACGACTCCCACGGACAGGGCAGGTGGGAGCTGTACTTCGCTATCGCCTCCGGCGTGACCTACATCGCGGGGCTGATCGCTGAGTTCGGCTTTGGTGCCCCGGAACCGCTGGTGCTGGGCCTGTATCTTGCGACCTACTTCTGTGGGGGCTTCTTCACCGTGCGGGGGGCGTGGGGCTCGATCCGCCGGGGCCGGTTCGAAGTGGACTTCCTGATGATCGTGGCCGCCGCCGGTGCAGCAGCGGTCGGCAGGCTCTCCGAGGGTGCCGTGCTGTTGTTCCTGTTCAGCCTCGGACACGCCCTGGAGGAGTACGCGATGGCCCGCGCGACTCGCTCGATCAAGGCGCTGGGCGAGCTCGCACCCCGCACGGCCACGCTCCGCGTCGGCCCGGACGAGCTTGTTGAGCGTCCGGTGGAAGAGCTTCAGGTGGGCGATGTCGCGGTCGTGCGACCGAACTCGCGGGTACCTGCGGATGGTTTCGTCAGCGTCGGCAGCACGGCGATCGACCAGTCCGCGGTGACCGGGGAGTCGATCCCGGTGGAGAAGGCTGCAGTGCCCGACGTCGCCAAGGCCCTGGCCAATCCCGACGCGATCTCCAGTGGCTCGCGGGTCTTCGCCGGGACGGTGAACGGCCCCGGCGCGTTCGACATGGTGGTGACCGCAGCGGCCGCCGACACCACATTGGCGCGGGTGGTGAAGCTCGTCACCGAGGCTGACACAGCCCAATCGCCCACCCAGCGGTTCATCAACCGGTTCCAGCGGTTCTATGTGCCCGCGGTCATCCTGGCCGTGGTCGTGGTGTTGGCGGTCGGGATGATCTGGTCTGCCGAGCCGTTCGGTGACAGCTTCTACCGGGCGATGCTGGTCCTGGTCGCGGCCAGCCCCTGCGCCTTGGCGATCGCAACCCCAGCAGCTGTGCTGGCGGGGATCGCTCGTGCTGGCCGCGCCGGCGTCCTGGTCAAGGGCGGTGCCCCGCTGGAGACTCTCGGCAAGGTCGACGCCATGGCCTTCGACAAGACCGGCACCCTCACCTGGGGACACCCCACGGTAACCGACACCATCCCAGCACCAGGCGTCCTCGTCGATGAACTCAATGCGATCGCCCTGGCTACCGAGACGTTGAGCGACCACCCGTTGGCGACTGCCATCGTCCGCGATCTCACCGAACTGGTCGGAGCGAACGCGCGCCGCGTGGCGACCGACCTCGAGGCCGTCACGGGCCGTGGCATCCGCGCGACGGTGGATGGTGAGATCGTCCTGGTGGGCAGCGTCCGGATGATGGCCGAGGCCGATCACGAGCTGCCGGTCGAGGTCAAGGCCTCGGTCGATCAACTCCAGGCCGAGGGCCGCACCACCATGGTGGTCACCCATGGCGCCCGCGTGCTCGGCGTGATCGGTGTGATGGACGCGCCCAAAGCCGAAGCCCGCCAGACGCTCGACGTCCTGCGCGAGTCCGGCATCGGGGAACTGGTCCTTATCTCGGGGGACAACCAGGCGGTCGCCGACGCCGTGGGCCGCTCGGTCGGGATCGACCGGGCCATGGGTGAGTTGTTGCCCGAGGACAAGGTGGTCGCGATCCGCAACCTCACCGAAGGTGGTCGCACCACGGCGATGGTGGGCGACGGTGTGAACGATGCCCCCGCGATGGCCAGCGCGAGCCTGGGCATCGCGATGGGCGCTGCCGGGTCGGCGGTCGCCCTGGAGACCGCCGACATCGCTCTGATGGCCGACGACCTCGGACGGGTACCGTTCATGGTGCGACTCGGTCGAGCAACCTCCCGGCTCATCCGGCAGAACCTCATCGCAGCCCTCGCCATCGTCGCGTTCCTCGTGCCGGCCAGCCTGCTCGGGCTAGCGATGGGTCCGATCGTGTTCATCCACGAAGGCTCGACCATCCTCGTCGTCCTCAACGCCCTGCGACTGCTGCGGTTCGACCACAACCGCGACCACCACGGCATCACCCACGAAGACCGTCCGGCCGGACGTGCAGGATCGGCTGCTCCACGGCAGGAACTCGCCGGCCGCACCCAGACCGAGTTGGACGGGCGAGTGGAGTGA
- a CDS encoding ArsR/SmtB family transcription factor produces the protein MRLNASEAERIAEVMGGLATPARVLILARLLDSPATVSELVTELAMSQASVSNHLRILRHLNLAAGDRQGRNVLYRLQDDHVRAMVEQILNHASHD, from the coding sequence ATGAGGTTGAATGCCAGCGAAGCCGAGCGCATCGCGGAGGTGATGGGCGGCCTGGCGACGCCGGCGCGCGTCCTGATCCTCGCTCGCCTGTTGGACTCCCCGGCCACCGTCAGTGAGCTCGTCACAGAACTGGCGATGTCGCAAGCCTCGGTCTCCAACCACCTGCGCATCCTGCGCCACCTAAACCTCGCCGCCGGCGACCGGCAGGGACGCAACGTCCTCTATCGCCTGCAGGACGACCACGTTCGAGCGATGGTCGAACAGATCCTGAACCATGCCAGTCACGACTAG
- a CDS encoding M23 family metallopeptidase, producing MAASEVRAKRLPGTARIIALAAAVLIGASGSLDQGHTAHAADAPLPPASAAAVAAERAPTFEDLLENRSKQLQATAAQVDQVRFQSLLAKHEKRERKVASDIEAELTRLKDLSRFTWPTKGGVASGFGMRKHPILGSMRLHNGADIGGACGNPIYATQSGTVTRANFSRSAGNNVRIDHGRIKGKNVETSYLHMSKYAVSAGQSVTKGDVIGYVGTTGLSTACHLHLALYENGKGADPVPYLVKD from the coding sequence GTGGCTGCCAGCGAGGTTCGCGCGAAGCGATTGCCGGGAACGGCAAGGATTATCGCTCTGGCAGCTGCCGTCCTCATCGGCGCCAGCGGGTCGCTGGACCAGGGACACACGGCTCATGCCGCTGATGCGCCGTTGCCCCCCGCCTCGGCGGCAGCCGTCGCCGCTGAGCGGGCGCCCACCTTCGAGGACCTGCTGGAGAACCGCAGCAAACAACTCCAGGCAACCGCCGCTCAGGTCGACCAGGTGCGGTTCCAGTCTCTCCTCGCCAAACACGAGAAACGCGAGCGCAAAGTCGCCTCCGACATCGAGGCAGAACTCACCCGGTTGAAGGACCTCAGCAGGTTCACCTGGCCCACCAAGGGTGGCGTGGCCTCGGGATTCGGGATGCGCAAGCACCCCATCCTCGGCTCCATGCGCCTGCACAACGGCGCGGATATCGGAGGCGCGTGCGGGAACCCCATCTACGCCACTCAGTCCGGAACCGTGACCAGGGCCAACTTCAGCCGCAGCGCCGGCAACAACGTCCGGATCGACCACGGTCGTATCAAGGGCAAGAACGTCGAGACCTCCTACCTCCACATGAGCAAGTACGCCGTCAGCGCAGGCCAGAGTGTCACCAAGGGCGACGTGATCGGCTACGTCGGAACCACCGGGCTGTCCACCGCCTGCCACCTCCACCTAGCCCTCTACGAGAACGGCAAGGGTGCCGACCCTGTGCCCTACCTCGTGAAGGACTGA
- a CDS encoding multicopper oxidase family protein has protein sequence MAISQARTSPTTSAGIQPPRDTGTSRRALLGGGFALAGSWLLTGCVPAASDPAIPGGSRWPRGSLTDQPIVQKTLRAAPSIIDLGGTLAEAWAYNDTLPGIDLRANPGDLLRLNLDNQLPSPTTIHWHGMPIPNDVDGVPGLTQNPIQPGQQHLYEFTAPQPGTYFFHSHVGVQLDRGLYGPLIVDDPVEPGRYDAEWTVVLDDWLVVDGQTPEDMFRRLNARRPSTTGTQAVQLSSRNEPFFGDAGDIPYPLYLINGAVPTAPVTHQGRPGDRVRLRVINAASDTIFALALGGHRLTVTHTDGHPVKPHTTSALYLGMGERYDLLVTLGDGVFPLVAKPWNKPGHGLALVRTGSGSPPEPPVQLAEFTGQLTQGLDLYPEESSLLPTRPIDARATIELGGQANPYRWVINGAPFGQNQPLEVVDNDRLLLEVVNTTTRAHPVHLHGHTFALDNGLRKDTLLVPPSSTTAVHLDATNPGTWALHCQNEYHTKAGMMLTMRYKGR, from the coding sequence GTGGCCATCTCCCAAGCTCGGACTTCTCCGACCACCAGTGCCGGCATCCAACCACCCCGCGACACCGGAACCTCACGTCGAGCACTGCTGGGCGGTGGATTCGCACTCGCCGGCAGCTGGCTTCTCACCGGATGCGTACCCGCGGCGAGCGACCCTGCGATTCCCGGTGGCTCGCGGTGGCCACGTGGATCGCTCACCGATCAACCCATCGTCCAGAAGACGCTGCGGGCAGCGCCTTCGATCATCGACCTCGGCGGCACGTTGGCCGAGGCCTGGGCCTACAACGACACCCTTCCCGGGATCGACCTTCGAGCCAACCCGGGCGATCTGCTGCGCCTCAACCTGGACAACCAACTCCCCAGCCCCACCACGATCCACTGGCACGGAATGCCCATTCCGAACGACGTCGATGGCGTCCCGGGACTCACGCAGAACCCGATCCAGCCAGGGCAACAGCATCTCTACGAGTTCACCGCACCCCAGCCCGGCACTTACTTCTTCCACTCGCACGTCGGAGTCCAACTGGACCGCGGCCTCTACGGGCCACTGATCGTTGATGATCCCGTAGAGCCGGGCCGTTACGACGCCGAATGGACCGTAGTCCTGGATGACTGGCTGGTCGTCGACGGTCAAACCCCTGAGGACATGTTCCGGCGCCTGAACGCCCGCCGCCCCTCGACCACCGGCACCCAGGCCGTTCAGCTGTCCTCCCGCAACGAGCCGTTCTTCGGCGACGCTGGCGACATCCCCTATCCGCTCTACCTGATCAATGGAGCAGTACCGACAGCGCCCGTAACCCACCAGGGCCGCCCCGGCGACCGTGTCCGGCTCCGCGTGATCAACGCCGCCTCGGACACGATCTTCGCCCTCGCCCTCGGCGGACATCGCCTGACCGTCACCCACACCGACGGCCACCCGGTCAAGCCGCACACCACCTCCGCGCTCTATCTCGGCATGGGCGAACGATACGACCTCCTGGTCACCCTCGGTGACGGCGTCTTCCCTCTCGTGGCCAAGCCATGGAACAAGCCCGGCCACGGCCTCGCGCTGGTACGCACCGGGTCCGGGAGCCCACCGGAACCACCGGTCCAGCTGGCCGAGTTCACAGGCCAACTCACTCAGGGGCTCGACCTGTACCCGGAGGAGTCGTCGTTGCTCCCGACCCGGCCGATCGATGCGCGCGCGACCATCGAGCTGGGCGGGCAGGCCAACCCCTACCGGTGGGTCATCAACGGTGCGCCCTTCGGCCAGAATCAACCCCTTGAAGTGGTCGACAACGACCGCCTCCTGCTCGAGGTCGTCAACACCACCACACGCGCACACCCGGTGCACCTGCATGGCCACACCTTCGCGCTGGACAACGGACTGAGGAAAGACACCCTCCTGGTTCCCCCATCCAGCACCACCGCCGTGCACCTGGATGCCACCAACCCGGGAACATGGGCACTCCACTGCCAAAACGAGTACCACACCAAAGCCGGCATGATGCTCACCATGCGCTACAAGGGCCGCTGA
- a CDS encoding phosphotransferase family protein: MSEIQAVIPRGIADFVRTVASDHGGEAASHTVVSELAHQGQRRPQPDRARARLYACAGVVVKIHPFGADTALLRRRLQVITQPGASRFWVQPLHGIPILAPDGQLTTIWPRVAVLAPDHRPPWTQLGTLLAELHRTRPAGSSFPQAGVLARLGRAIDYLRRRPYDDLIWLVELGENLASRLRRPQRTAMIHGDLHLGQLGRPSPAGDWYLLDPDDTGVGDPAWDLARPAAFWAAGLLPDEPWTILLNAYRAAGGPAVPPAGDPWTDLDPPARAATLIAAARSLRSGESPATTRALLQACRRMQDS; encoded by the coding sequence GTGAGCGAGATCCAGGCAGTGATCCCGAGAGGGATAGCCGACTTCGTGCGAACAGTGGCGAGTGACCATGGCGGTGAAGCGGCCTCGCACACTGTCGTCTCTGAGTTGGCCCACCAGGGCCAGCGCCGACCGCAGCCCGATCGGGCGCGCGCACGGCTCTACGCCTGCGCCGGAGTTGTCGTGAAGATACACCCCTTTGGGGCCGATACAGCACTCCTACGACGCCGGCTGCAGGTCATCACCCAACCCGGAGCAAGCCGCTTCTGGGTTCAGCCACTGCACGGCATTCCGATACTCGCGCCCGACGGACAACTCACCACGATCTGGCCACGAGTAGCCGTGCTGGCTCCCGACCACCGGCCACCGTGGACGCAGTTGGGAACCCTGCTTGCTGAGCTGCATCGCACCCGTCCCGCTGGGTCGTCATTCCCGCAGGCGGGCGTGCTTGCCCGGCTTGGCCGGGCGATTGACTATCTGCGCCGCCGTCCCTACGACGACCTGATCTGGCTGGTCGAACTCGGCGAGAACCTTGCCAGCCGGCTACGCCGGCCACAACGCACCGCGATGATCCACGGCGACCTCCACCTGGGTCAACTGGGCCGCCCCTCGCCGGCGGGCGACTGGTACCTGCTCGACCCCGACGACACGGGCGTCGGCGACCCGGCCTGGGACCTTGCGCGCCCAGCCGCGTTCTGGGCGGCAGGGTTGCTCCCTGACGAGCCCTGGACGATCCTCCTCAATGCCTATCGAGCCGCTGGCGGTCCCGCCGTGCCGCCAGCCGGCGACCCCTGGACCGACCTCGACCCACCGGCTCGCGCCGCGACCCTGATCGCGGCCGCTCGCTCTCTCCGCTCCGGCGAGTCCCCAGCCACGACCCGCGCACTGCTACAGGCGTGCCGCCGGATGCAGGACAGTTGA
- a CDS encoding zf-TFIIB domain-containing protein — protein sequence MTYPNHPRPYDPYPGQEPPRAAIVCPKCHGAMRTYERNGIQLEQCGSCRGLFLDFGELEHLTQMEGRFVSQAPPPPGYGPAWGKHGDRRYRKGGLAGLFFSS from the coding sequence ATGACCTATCCGAACCACCCGCGTCCATACGATCCCTATCCGGGGCAGGAACCCCCGCGGGCGGCGATTGTGTGCCCGAAGTGTCACGGCGCGATGCGAACTTATGAGCGCAACGGAATCCAGCTGGAGCAGTGCGGAAGTTGTCGAGGGCTCTTCCTCGACTTCGGTGAACTTGAGCACCTCACGCAGATGGAGGGCCGGTTCGTCAGCCAGGCACCGCCACCGCCCGGCTATGGCCCCGCTTGGGGCAAGCACGGTGATCGTCGGTATCGCAAAGGCGGCCTGGCGGGGTTGTTCTTTTCCAGCTAG